AAGTTTTAATGTTTGAAAGTGGAGAGGAGGCTGCTCCGTTACATTTGCGGGTTGCGTTTCAAATTATAGTTCTTGCGTGTCTTGCTGTACCAACTGTTATGTTGTATGTAGCGCAAGAAGTAAAACGTATTAAGAATGAAGAATTTATGTTGGCGGCCACTGTGCTCGGCGGGAGTAAGTGGCAGAGGTTGAAACGCCATGTATGGCCGCATATGCTACCATCATTTCTTTTATTAGTAGCCCAGCAATTTGTAAGTACTTTATTACTCCTCTTGCATCTTGGTTTGTTAGAATTATTTTTTGGCGGAACAATAATTTTTGGTACAGAAGCAGATAGTGTAACAAAAGAGTGGACAGGTTTAATCGGACAAAATTTCCGTCACTTAACTACACATACATGGATTGTACTTATACCAATCGCTTTCTATAGTATGACAATTTTGTCAGGAAATCTTATTAGTAATAGTATGCAAGATGCGATTAAGCTAGGAAATGTAAGAATGCCGAAGAGGAAGGATAAAGAAGTGAAAGTAGAGAAGCAAGTACAACCTACTATGAATGATTTTTCTTTCTATAAAGAGGTACAAAAATAAAGAAAGATAGCTGAAGACAAATTGTTTTCAGCTATCTTTTTTCGTTTAGAGTGGAGGTAAATCAATCTTACCTTCTTCAAATAACTCTTTTATCATATGTTTCGTATAACCGGCTGCTTGGCCAAATGTGATTTTTGCTGGCATTGGTGCTTCATTTACATCTACAACTACATCAATAATGCATGGTTTACTTTGTTTTACCGCATTTTCAAAGGCAGGAAGTAAGTCATCTAACTGTTCGACGCGGTATCCAATACCACCGCACGCCTCTGCGTATTTTGCGAAATCAGGATTCGTTAAGTCTGTACCAAATTCAATATTCCCCATAACTTCTTGTTCGAATTTAATCATAGCAA
This genomic interval from Bacillus cereus contains the following:
- a CDS encoding ABC transporter permease; this translates as MWQVVKRDVRFWLGVTFLSVLMLVSIGNTVFFDGNIRELTMMYNEKGELEAAPFSPSSKFWFGSDEKGRDLFQLIIEGAKWTVGASIVIAILRVVIGGTIGLLLGMYSKRSFPAISSFFDPFSIVPMIMISYFMLNEVLMFESGEEAAPLHLRVAFQIIVLACLAVPTVMLYVAQEVKRIKNEEFMLAATVLGGSKWQRLKRHVWPHMLPSFLLLVAQQFVSTLLLLLHLGLLELFFGGTIIFGTEADSVTKEWTGLIGQNFRHLTTHTWIVLIPIAFYSMTILSGNLISNSMQDAIKLGNVRMPKRKDKEVKVEKQVQPTMNDFSFYKEVQK